CGATGGTCCGGCGTATGCCTACAACCTCGGCGCGCAGCTGGTGTGGAACCTGATCGACTTCGGTCGCATCCGTGCCCAGATCGCGGCGGCGGATGCCCGCAACGAGGCGGCCTTCATCAGCTACGAGCGCACCGTGCTCGCCGCGCTGGAGGAGACCGAAGGGGCGCTGGTGACCTACAACCGCAGCCAGCAGCAGGCGCAGGCCTTGTTCGACGCGGCGGTGTCGGCGGAGCGCGCGGCCAACATCGCGCGCGAACGCTTCAAGGTCGGCATCAGCGATTTCCTCGCGGTGCTGGACGCGGAGCGTGAGCTGCTGACGGCGCGCAACCAGCTGGCGCAATCGCAGACGGCGGCGGCGACTTCGCTGGTCGGCGTCTACAAGGCGCTGGCGGGCGGCATCGATGCCGAGGCGCCCGCGCCGACGGCCATGCGCTGAGGCTGCTTCGCTGTGATGACGAAAAAGGGGCTTCGGCCCCTTTTTCTTTGCGCACTCACCACCCGGACCTAAACTGTCAAGAGAACTGTAAACTTGACCCGAAGAATCGGGGAGCCATCCATGGGACGTTTGTCCAATCCACCCGTGTATTTCACTGTTGCACAGGTGCGCTTCAATCGGCTGCTCAAGCTCTCGGACTTCCTGCCCAACATTCAGGAACGTCTGCGTCAGCAGCGCTTTCCGGACTTCTCGACACACAAGTCGTTCGTCCTCGAAGTCAATCTTCAACCCGGCACGTCGTCGGCCGCACCCGTGGCCGTCGCGGTGGAGCGCCATCAGTTCGGCGATACGCCGCAGACGCAGCTGTTTCTCCTGGACCAGCAGAGCTTGACCCTCCAGTCGACGGACTACGGCGACTTCAAGCAGTTTTCGGAGATCTTTCTCCGAGGCCTGAACATCCTTCATGAGGAGGTCCGGCTGGACTACGTGGAGCGGATCGGACTTCGGTATCTTGATCGAGTGATTCCGAACGAGGGTGACGATCTCTATCAATACCTGGCACCCGAGGTGACGGGTTTGAGCCGCAAGTTGCCGGGGCAAAAGGCGTACGCGTATTCCGAGAGCGTCAACATCGTGGACCAGGTCAATCTGCTGTCGCGAGTCAGCATTCAGAGCGGCCCCCTGGTTTTTCCGCCAGACATTGTTCCCGGTCAAATGAACGTCAATTCGCGCCTCGCAACATACGTGGGCCCGAACGCGATCCTCGACAATGACGGCAGTGTCGACGGTCGGCATGAGTTCTCGATCGACACGGTCCGCGAGCACCTCACGGCGATCCACGACGTCATCGGGAACGCATTTCACGCGGCTGCCAGCGAACACGCCTTCGAGGTCTGGAACTGAACATGACGAGCGCTTTCGCGTATGAGTCTTGGGCCGCCTACGTCGCCTATGGCAATGGCGCGCCATCCGCTGTGCATGGGCGCGCGGATCAGATCGGCGCCGCACCGCTGCCGTTGTTGTCTCGAATAGGGCGTGCGGGCACGGGTGGCATCGAGGGTGCTGAGTTCTATCTCCTTCGCCCGGGGTACCAACCTTTTGCCGTCATTGACCGCACCGGCGAGACCACTGGATCGCACGCCGCCCTGATGGCAGAAGTGAAATCCGGCTTTGGCCGAACGATGTCGCGCCTGCCGGAGGTCTTCGGAGTGTCTCGTCAGACGCTCTACAACTGGATCGGCGGTGACCGACCCAGGCCCATGTACGAGCCGCGCATAGAGCAACTCGCAGCTGCTGCGCGAATCTTCAGCGAATCGGCGTTCAAGCCTACCTCCGCGATGCTGGATCGCACGTTGGCCGGCGGAAAAACGTTCCTGCAGTTGCTGAGCGAAGGCGCGGACGGGCGCGAGGCCGCGCAGAAGCTGATTCGGGTCGTCAAGCGCGGCGTTCAGGCGCGCTCGAAACTCGATGCGCTGTTGGTAGGTCGGAAGAAGCAGACCTTGGCAGCTTCTGACTTCGGTACGCCTTCCTTCAAAGAGGACGTCTGAGGTCGCATGCAGGCATCCGCCGAGTGGACGCGGGACACCCCATGGCGCCAGGGCCATGTGCTGGGCGCCGACGCCTGCGCCGCCTTCGGCCTGAAACATGCCGAGTCGCCCGAGGCCACTTGCGTGGTCGTCATCGGTCATGACTGTGATCTGGCGAACGACAACCTCTCGGCGGAACCCTTTGTCGAGATCATCGTCGGCCGTATGCTGCCCAGGGCCAATGGCAATTTCTCTTGGGGGAAAGCGCCACGCACGCTGCATGTCGATATGCAGCGGGCCGGAACGGTGCTGACGGTCGAACTGGTGGCGACTGACAAGGCCTCCCTACCCAAGGCCCAACTGGCGCGATTCATGCCGGACGAGTGGTTCGAACTCGAAGCCAAACAATTGGCCGTGCTGCGCAACTGGTTGGGCGCCCGCTACAACCGGACAGCGTTTCCCGACACCTTCGTCAGTCGGATGAAATCAACCCAGGTGGACATGCGGTTGGCCAAGCGCCTGGAAGCCAAGGGGGCACTGGTCTCGTTCATTTACTTCGATCTCGATGGCGGTGAGGTGATCGAGCGTCCGGAAGGTGACCCTTACGAGTTGACCATCGTGCTCGTGTTTCCGCCGGGTGCGGATCCCGACGAGGCGTCGGACCAAGCCGACCAGTTGGCCCAAGAAGTTTTCGCAGACTGCCAAAGGCGACTGCCCAGTACGGATGCTCAGCCCAACAAGGACATCCTGCTCAAAGGCTGCTTTGCCATCAGCGAGGACGACATCACTGTGGCGAAGTCGCGCGAGCTTGCTCAATGGCGCCTGGAGCACATGTCGCTCCGCGCGACTGATGAGCAGCTCGGGAAGCCGGAGTTTTGAGCGTCCAATCCTCAGCGCAACACGTCGCTCTCGGAGGCTTCCTTGAGCAGACGATCGCGATCGGCGGACAGGAGAAATCCTTCCGCCGTTGCTTTTTCTGCCGCCGCTTTCACAGCGGCGACGTAGCCGGCGTGATCGCGATACCGCTCTTCGAGTGAGCGGCGCGGATCCCCGTTGGCCTCGCGCTCCGCGCGCGTCCGGGCGAACGGCACGTAGCCCCCGGCGTAGTTGCAGACCTGCCCGGCATGGACGCCGTCGGCGGTGATGTTCCAGCCGAGGTAGGTGCCCAGCGGCGCCATCGACAGCACCGTCGGCACGCCGCCGACCTCGTTCCCATCGGCATCGACGCGCGGCACCTTCGCCGGCAGCACGCGTCTGATCCTCGGCGGGATCTGGTCCGGCACGCCCGACGCCTCCACGCGGTCAAAGCCTGGCCCCCAGTCGTAATCGAAGACGGGGAAGACGAAGTTCTCCGGCAGGAACACGCGCTGCGGAATGCCCGGCACGCCGAGCGGGAATCCCATCGCCTCGCGTGTCGGATCGACGAGCTGGCCGCGTGCCAGCATCGGATAGCGGCTCGGTGGCGGGGGCGTTCCCTTCAGCACCCAATCGCGCATCGCCGCGCTCAGCACGTTGCGCAGCTCGCGGTGCGGGAGCGGATTCGGCGCCAGCGTCGCCTGGCCGAAGTTGTTGCCGGGACAGTTGAAGGCGGGACTCTCCGCCTCGTGGCGGAAGCCTCCGGCTCCGCCGCCGTGCGGGCTGCCGGCGACGTAGTAGCGACGCACGTTCGGCGCGAGCGGGATGTCCGTGTCCGCCGACGATCCCACCCACTCCAGCGAGAGCTTCAAGGCGTAGACCTCGGCGGCGCCGAAGTGCTCGAACACCTTGGGGCAGGTCTTGCCCGCGGTGCAGCGGGTCAGCAATCCCTTCGCGGGAAGGCCTCGCGCCTTGTCGGCCCAGTCGACCCACCACTGCGGGCCCTCGCTGCCCATCTGGAAGAGTTCGAGGACGCCGTCCGGCTGCGCCCAGCGCGCGTTCGCCGCGACGCGGCGGCCCGCGATGATGGCCCAGGCGCCGTCGTGCACCTGGCGCCCGGCCTCGTCCTCGTTCAGGCCCATGAACAGGAACTGCCGGACCATGTTCCCCGATTGCGAGACGCCCCGGATCGCGCTGCCGCGGACCTGGCCGGCAATCGGGTTGGGGGTGCCGGTGTCGTCCGCCTTCGCGTACCGGAAGAACGCGCCGACATCGCGGAACGCGGCCATGCCGACGCCCAGAACATAGGCGTTGCCGGCCGTGTAGACGAGCTGGTAGACCTTGTCCGCGTCGAAGCCGTTGCGAAGGCAGACGTGGATGGGCAGGTTGGCCGGCGCGTGCGATGGATCGATGTCGATCGGTGCGCCGGGGAACGGCTGTCCGCGATTGCAGCGGGCGAAGGCCCAGTCCTTCGCATCGACCGTGCCGGCCGCCGTGATGCGGCCGTCGACGGTCTCCTTCGTGTGGACCGTCAGCGTCGCGCCGGCCGTGTCCAGCGAGACCGGCAGGTAAGGCATCGGATTGCCCTGCACCATCAACGGCTGCGAGTCCGGTCCGCTGCGGTTGACGATGCGCGCCATCACCGTGCCGGTCACCGGCTTGCCGTCGATGCGCGCGAGCGGAGCGCGGACGTAGTGGTTGCGGGCCGCTTCGGGCCGCGTGCGCGGCACGCCGGTGCCGCCCGCGTTGTCGGCCTGCCAGCCGCTGCGCAGGCCGATGTCGCCGGCAGCGAACTCGCCGGACTGCAGCCGGACCTCATCGCCGCGGTTGGGCACGTCGTGCCACAGGAAGCCGCTGGCCGCCTTTCGCCCGACGGGCCGCGTGAGCACCCAGTTCGTCTCGTAGCGCACGAGGCCGTCGGCATCGGCCCCCAGCTTGAGATCCGTGATCACCGCGTTGTGCGGGTCGGCCGGATCGAGCTCGCCGAACGCGCGTCCCCGGATCTGCTCATAGCCGCGCTGCTCGCCGATCAGCGGCGCCACCTCGTCCACGACGATGCGCGTGACGCGCGCCTGCACCGCCCCGGCGGCGAAGAAGGCGAAGGTGGCGAAGAAGGCAGACAACGCGACCGCCAGCGGCCTCGTTCCGCGAAGGTCTCGTCGCATGCCGCGTGTCCGCATCACTGCCCCTTGAACAAGCCCTGGAATTGTCTGGACACGGGCAGCTTCTCGTCGCAGCCCTTCAGCGAGAGCTGCATCGTGTTCTCGTCGACACGCGTCGCGCTGGTGATGAAGCGGCTGTTGACCAGCACCGAACGGTGCACCTGCCAGAACACGCCCGGGTCGAGGTCGCTCAACAGCTCCTTGAGCGCGGTGCGGATCCACGCCTCGCCGTCGCGGTGCACCACGCGCGTGTAGCGGCTGTCGCTCTGGAAGAACAGGATGTCGTCGGGCGCGATCAGCTGGATCTCGCGACCCTGGCTGGCCTGGATGGGACGCATCGAGGGCCGTTGCGCGGGCAGCAGCTGGCGCAGCAGTTCCAGCGTGGCGGCGGGCATCGCCGACGATCCCGCGCGATGGGCCGCACCGTGCTCCGGGTCGTCGTCGTCCGGCACGGCGCCGTTCAATGATTGACGCTGTCTCAGGCGCTGGATGCATTGCTCCAGCCGCGCATCCTCGACCGGCTTCAGCACGTAGTCCACCGCGCCGGCCTCGAAAGCGGTCAGCGCGTGATCGCCATAGGCGGTGACGAACACGACCTGCGGCGGCTCCGCCAGCTGCGACAGGCGCTGCCCGACCTCCAGGCCGGACATGCCCGGCATGCGGATGTCGAGGAAACACAGCTGCGGTTCGTGCGCCAGGCAGTCGTCCCAGGCGTCGCAGCCGTTGACGCTGGCCGCCACGATCTCGATCTCCGGCGCCAGACGCGCCAGCGCGGCGCGCAACTGTTCGCGCGGACCTTCCTCATCGTCCGCGATCAGCGTGCGGATCTTTGTCGTCATGCGTGTCGTCTCCCCGATGTGACCGATGCGCCCTGCGGGCGTCCGCGGATCCTGCGACCGTCAGGCGGCCGGCACCTCGACCCAGGCGAGGCATCCCGGCGCGTCCACAGGCCCGGATTCCAGGCCCAGCGTCGCACGGCCACCAAACTGGGCCCTGAGCCGTTCGCGCGTGTTGGCGAGGCCCAGACCCTCACAGGCACCCGGCGGCAGGCCCTGGCCGCCATCCTGCACCTCCAGGCGCAGGTGCCCGCCCGCCGCCTTCACCCGCACGGCGATGTGACCGCCGCGCAGGCTGGGCTCGATGCCGTGCGTGATGGCGTTCTCCGCCAGCGTCAGCAGCGTGCCGGGCGGCAGGCTCGTGCGGGCGATCGCGGCCTGCGCGGTCTCGTCCGTGTCCAGCGACCAGCTCAGGCGCTGCCCCAGCCGCGCCTGCATGATGTCCAGGTAGCTGCGCACGATCTGCAGCTCCTGCTCCAGCGGCAGCCGGTCCTGCTCGAACATCGGCAGCGTCGCCCGCAGGTAGCGCGTCAGCGAGCGCAGCATCGGGCCGGCGCGGTCGTCGCGGGTGTCGACCCAGTGCTGCAGCGACGCCAGCGTGTTGAACAGGAAGTGCGGCTGGATCTGCGCCGTCGCCAGCCGCTGCGCCATCGCGATGCGCTCCTCCTGCGCGTCGAGCTCGGCCAGCCGCGCGCTCAGCTGCTGCGTCCGGTACAGCGTCAGGAACCACCACGACGACACCGTCAGCGTCATCCCGCCCGCCACGAAGGGCAGCAGGTCGCGGGCCTCGGCGCGGAAGCCCGCCTTCACCATCCCCAGCGTGAACAGCACCATCAGCACGCTGAGCGCGAAGGTCGCGCCGTTGAAGCGCGTGCGGGTCGGCTGGCGCCACAGCCAGCGCGCCACGCCCAGCCCCAGCGAGGCCATCCCCAGCCCGCCGATCAGGATCACGTGGGCCAGCTCGCGCGGCAGCATCGTGTAGAAGACCAGCCCCAGCACCAGCACGTTGCTCATCACGTAGCTGTCGACCACAGTGGACCAGGTCTTCAAACCGGAGCGCTCGATCTCCGCTTCGGTGAACACACGGCGCGGACCGGGGAACAGCCATTGCGTCCAGTCCCCTTTGTCACGGGGGACTGCGTCGGCGGAAGCGCTGGGCGAAGTCATGGGGCGAGTCTAGGCGACGGGTCCGGTCAACGCCTCAGGATGCGGCGAATGGCAGGTGGCAGGGACGGTCAGCCGACTGCGGCGACCGAGCAGCTGCCGTGGCGGCCGGTGCCCCGTTCCGCTCAATCGCCTCCTCACGCTCGGCATTCGCTCCACGGGGCACCGGCCGCCACGGCTAGCACTGAGGCTCGCCGCCGACGAAGACCTTCAAGGTGCCCGGTTCGATCGGGATCCAGGCCTCGCCGCGCGTGAGCGGCTCGGTGGCGACGATGGCGATGCGGTCGTCTTCGGTGGTCTTGGCGGCGAGGTCGACGCTCATGTCCTCGTCCTGCAGCGTGACGTGGCCGAACGGCGGCTGGCGCAGCAGGTAATGCAGCTTGGTCGAGCCGTGCGCCCACAGCGCCTGCCCGTTGGACAGCAGCATGTTGAAGGTGCCGTGCCCGTTGAGCCTCGGCAGCAGCTCGCGCAAGGTGTGGTTCAGTTCCTCGATCGCCGGCATGTCGGCATGCGCCTTGGCCAGTTCCTGCATCAGCCAGCAGAAGGCCTGCTCGCTGTCGGTCTGGCCCACCGGCTTGAACGCCGCATGCAGCCGCGGCGCGAAGCCCTTCAGGTCGCCGTTGTGCGCGAACACCCAGTAGCGGCCCCACAGCTCGCGCACGAACGGGTGGGTGTTCTCCAGCGAGACCACGCCCTGCGTCGCCTTGCGGATGTGCGCGATGACGACGTCGCTGCGGATCGGATAGGTCTTGACCAGCTCCGCCAGCGGCGAAACCCGTGCGCTGTGG
This genomic stretch from Mitsuaria sp. 7 harbors:
- a CDS encoding alpha/beta hydrolase domain-containing protein, with amino-acid sequence MRRDLRGTRPLAVALSAFFATFAFFAAGAVQARVTRIVVDEVAPLIGEQRGYEQIRGRAFGELDPADPHNAVITDLKLGADADGLVRYETNWVLTRPVGRKAASGFLWHDVPNRGDEVRLQSGEFAAGDIGLRSGWQADNAGGTGVPRTRPEAARNHYVRAPLARIDGKPVTGTVMARIVNRSGPDSQPLMVQGNPMPYLPVSLDTAGATLTVHTKETVDGRITAAGTVDAKDWAFARCNRGQPFPGAPIDIDPSHAPANLPIHVCLRNGFDADKVYQLVYTAGNAYVLGVGMAAFRDVGAFFRYAKADDTGTPNPIAGQVRGSAIRGVSQSGNMVRQFLFMGLNEDEAGRQVHDGAWAIIAGRRVAANARWAQPDGVLELFQMGSEGPQWWVDWADKARGLPAKGLLTRCTAGKTCPKVFEHFGAAEVYALKLSLEWVGSSADTDIPLAPNVRRYYVAGSPHGGGAGGFRHEAESPAFNCPGNNFGQATLAPNPLPHRELRNVLSAAMRDWVLKGTPPPPSRYPMLARGQLVDPTREAMGFPLGVPGIPQRVFLPENFVFPVFDYDWGPGFDRVEASGVPDQIPPRIRRVLPAKVPRVDADGNEVGGVPTVLSMAPLGTYLGWNITADGVHAGQVCNYAGGYVPFARTRAEREANGDPRRSLEERYRDHAGYVAAVKAAAEKATAEGFLLSADRDRLLKEASESDVLR
- a CDS encoding LytTR family DNA-binding domain-containing protein produces the protein MTTKIRTLIADDEEGPREQLRAALARLAPEIEIVAASVNGCDAWDDCLAHEPQLCFLDIRMPGMSGLEVGQRLSQLAEPPQVVFVTAYGDHALTAFEAGAVDYVLKPVEDARLEQCIQRLRQRQSLNGAVPDDDDPEHGAAHRAGSSAMPAATLELLRQLLPAQRPSMRPIQASQGREIQLIAPDDILFFQSDSRYTRVVHRDGEAWIRTALKELLSDLDPGVFWQVHRSVLVNSRFITSATRVDENTMQLSLKGCDEKLPVSRQFQGLFKGQ
- a CDS encoding class II glutamine amidotransferase; translated protein: MCQLMGMNARRPTDVMFSFAGLATRAHEHKDGFGIAFFEGRGLRHFVDHHSARVSPLAELVKTYPIRSDVVIAHIRKATQGVVSLENTHPFVRELWGRYWVFAHNGDLKGFAPRLHAAFKPVGQTDSEQAFCWLMQELAKAHADMPAIEELNHTLRELLPRLNGHGTFNMLLSNGQALWAHGSTKLHYLLRQPPFGHVTLQDEDMSVDLAAKTTEDDRIAIVATEPLTRGEAWIPIEPGTLKVFVGGEPQC
- a CDS encoding TIGR04255 family protein; its protein translation is MGRLSNPPVYFTVAQVRFNRLLKLSDFLPNIQERLRQQRFPDFSTHKSFVLEVNLQPGTSSAAPVAVAVERHQFGDTPQTQLFLLDQQSLTLQSTDYGDFKQFSEIFLRGLNILHEEVRLDYVERIGLRYLDRVIPNEGDDLYQYLAPEVTGLSRKLPGQKAYAYSESVNIVDQVNLLSRVSIQSGPLVFPPDIVPGQMNVNSRLATYVGPNAILDNDGSVDGRHEFSIDTVREHLTAIHDVIGNAFHAAASEHAFEVWN
- a CDS encoding sensor histidine kinase, whose translation is MTSPSASADAVPRDKGDWTQWLFPGPRRVFTEAEIERSGLKTWSTVVDSYVMSNVLVLGLVFYTMLPRELAHVILIGGLGMASLGLGVARWLWRQPTRTRFNGATFALSVLMVLFTLGMVKAGFRAEARDLLPFVAGGMTLTVSSWWFLTLYRTQQLSARLAELDAQEERIAMAQRLATAQIQPHFLFNTLASLQHWVDTRDDRAGPMLRSLTRYLRATLPMFEQDRLPLEQELQIVRSYLDIMQARLGQRLSWSLDTDETAQAAIARTSLPPGTLLTLAENAITHGIEPSLRGGHIAVRVKAAGGHLRLEVQDGGQGLPPGACEGLGLANTRERLRAQFGGRATLGLESGPVDAPGCLAWVEVPAA